Within the Aeromicrobium sp. Root236 genome, the region AGTTCTGACTACGCTGGGCCGCGTGAGCCTCACCTTGCAGCCGATGTCTGACGAGTACTTCGCGGCGTGGAACGAGCGCCTGATCGTGGAGTACGCGCGCGAGAAGGTCGAAGCCGGTCTCTGGCCCGAGGAGCACGCGCTCGAGCTGTCCAAGGCCGAGCAGGCCGAGAGCCTCCCAGAGGGCAGGGCGACCTCGGGCCACGACCTGTTCGTCGGCGTCGTCGACGGAGAGGTCGCGGGCAACCTCTGGCTCTACACAGACCCCAAGCAGCCCGTTCAGAGCACCTACATCTATGACATCGAGATCCTCGAGCCGCATCGCGGGCGCGGTCTCGGGCGCGCATTGCTCGAGGCAGCGGAGTCGTGGTGCGCCGAGCACGGCAGCGTCTCCGTACGCCTCAACGTGTTCGCCCCCAACACGACCGCCAGGGCACTCTACGAGTCAGCGGGCTACGCGCCGACCAGCACACACATGATGAAGCGGATCTCGCCGGCGTGACCGACGCACCCTACGGCGACGAGGCCCGCGCGCGTTTCGTCGACGAGCCGCCCAAGCGTTCAGGCCGTACGCCGTTCGAGCGTGACCGGGCCCGCGTGGTGCACTCGGCCGCGTTGCGCAGGCTGTCGGCCAAGACGCAGGTCATGGGCGCCGGTTTCGACGACTTCGTACGCAACCGGCTGACCCACACGCTCGAGGTCGCCCAGGTGGCGCGCGAGCTCGGCAAGGCGCTCGGCTGCGATCCCGACATCGTCGACTCGGCGGCGTTGGCGCACGACCTCGGTCACCCGCCCTTCGGTCACAACGGTGAGGCGGCCCTCGACGAGGCGGCACAGTCGTGCGGAGGGTTCGAGGGCAACGCCCAGACGCTGCGCATCCTCAGTCGGCTCGAGTCCAAGGCGTTCGCGGGCGACGGCTCCAGCGTCGGCCTCAACCTGACGCGCGCGACGCTCTCGGCGTGCGTGAAGTATCCGTGGCTTCGTGGCGAGGCACCCGACGCCAGCGGGAAGTTCGGCGCGTACGCCGACGACGTCGCGGTCTTCGAGTGGCTGCGCGAGGGCGCACCCGCGAAGCGCCGACCGATCGAGGCGCAGGTCATGGACCTTGCGGACGACATCGCCTACTCGGTGCACGACGTCGAGGACGGGGTCGTCGGGGGCTGGTTCGTGCTGCGCTCCGGTGAGCTCGACCGCGAGGCGATCCACGGTGTCGCACGGGACTGGTACGACCCGACCGCCTCCGACGACCGGCTCGACGCCGCGCTGGGCCGCCTCCAGGAGATGCCGGAGTGGCCGACCACGCCGTTCGACGGCAGCCGTGCCGCCCGGGCCGTCCTCAAGAGCCTCACGAGCGCGCTGATCGGCCGGTTCGCGCACGAGGCCGAGCTTGCGACCGTCGAGGCGTGGGGCGCCGGTCCGCTCATACGTTTCGCCGCCGACCTCGAGGTGCCTGATGACACGCGTGACGAGATCACGGTGCTGAAGTCGATCGCCGCGCACTACGTCATGCGCTCGGACGACCGAGCCGGGCCCTTGAGTCGCCAGCGCGAGCTGCTGCTGGCGCTCGTCGAGGTGCTCGACAAGTCGGACGGTCAGGAGCTCGAGGCGGAGTTCGCCCTCGACTTCGCCCAGGCCGCTGACGACGCGGCCCGTCGCAGGGTCGTGATCGACCAGGTCGCCAGCCTCACGGACGCCTCCGCGCGTACGTGGGCCCTCCGCCTGCTCAATTGACCGCGTGGCTCAGCGTCCGACGGCCTTGAAGTCGACGTAGTGCAGGTAGTGGTCCGACAACGTGTTGTTGACCAGCTGGGAGTACGCCTCGACCGCCGCGTTGTGCCGGAACAGGTCGACGTCGATCGGCTTGCCGAGCCGTTTCGGTCCCCAGCCCGTCGCCGTGCGGAGGCCGTAGTTGGTGCGCTTGGGGGCGTGCTTGCCCGCCGAGATCCAGTTGAGCTCCTCGGCGGCGTCCTCGGCCGTCGGGAGGTTGCCGTCGCCGGTGACGAACAGGTTCGCCCAAGGGACCTTGTACTTGTTGGCCAGTGCAAGGGCGCTCTGCAGCACCTCGGCCAGCTGTTGTCGCTGCACCGCGTGACCCTGGTTCTCGTTGTGGAACGACACGGCCAGGCACCGCGTGCCCTTGAACGTGTACGCCGTCCACACCCACGGCTTGTCGTCGTCGTGCAGCTCGGTGTGGACCCGCCCCAGCCCCGAGGCGATCTGCGAGCAGCCCTTGCCGAGGTAGATCTCGCGTCCCTTCCCGCCGCCCGCGATCCGGCGATAACCACCGGGCCTCAACGCCCGGTCCATCTCCCTCACGCTGTGGATCTCCAGCTCCTGCAGGCAGACGACAGTGGGTTTGAAGGTCAGGATCTTGGCGCCGATACGGGCGGCCCTCCGCCGAGCCGTCGCCGCACCGCGCCCGACGTGGTCGTACCCGGCGCAGTTCATCGAGAGGCTGCGCTGCGGGACCATGAAGTGATCGCTGGAGGCCACCATCGCCAGCGCCCTGATCGGCGTGGGGCCCGGAGTGCGGGACAGCCGGAGGAGCGTGGTGGGGCCGGGGAACCCGTCGGCGTTGTCGCCGATCCAGCCCTGCGCCTCCTGGAACAGCTTCACGGCGGCCCGGTCCACCTCTGTGAAGTGTGGTCCGGGACCCAACGCGTACGGAGAAGGGATCCCCAACGCCGCGAGATGCAGCTCGAGTCTCTCGCCGAGCCAGGTCACGTGTGGCCCGCGGGCGTCCAGGAAGTACGCCGCCGGGTCCATTCGGTCCGTCGAGATCGAGCCGGGTCGGTCCGTCAGCGTGATCCCGTCGCCTGTCACGACGATGTAGCCGAGCAGCTTCTTGCCCCACGCCTTCTCGACGGAGCGGATCGAGACCTTGCCGCGGCGACCGTCGTGCGGCTGGTCGGTCGAGTACTCCTTGCCGCCGCCGGCACTGATCGCGACGTGGCCGGCGCGGCCGCCGACCGACTTCGCTCCCGGCCGCGGCGCGTGGAAGAGCATTGCCCCTGCGGGGACCTTGGCGGGGTCGGACGTCTTGACGACCTTGCCGTGCTCGACCGCGGCGAGCCAGAAGTTGATCGCCCACGCCCTGCCGTTGCCACCCCACCTGAACGGTCCGGTCAGCCCGAAGATCTCGGCGACCTCGGCCAGGCACATGCCGACCTCGTTGCGGTGGCCGTCGAGATGCTTCGCCCGCGCCAGCGCCTCTGACATCGTCCGTCGTGCATACGTCACCATGAGACCTCCATGAGCCCCCGGTGAAACCCTTGCCATGTCAAGGAGAAGTGCACGTCACGCTACTCCTGGCAACGTCCGGTGTCAGAGAAATGACGGGTCCGCACGACGTACGTCCGGGTGCTCGCATGTGTCGCGTGCCATGACCCGGTTCGGCCGTGGGTGGTGGCGACTAACATTCACCCCATGGCCGGACGCATCAAGGACGACGACATCCAGCTCGTCCGCGAACGCGCCCGCATCGACGAGATCGTCGAGCAGTACGTCACGCTCAAGAACGCCGGCGGCGGCTCCCGCAAGGGGCTCTGCCCGTTCCACGACGAGAAGTCGCCGTCGTTCAACGTACGACCGGTGCAGGGCTTCTATCACTGCTTCGGCTGCGGGGCGTCGGGCGACGTCTACAAGTTCCTCATGGAGATCGAGGGGCTGACATTCGTCGAGGCCGTCGAGCGCTTGGCCGTCAAAGTCGGCATCACGCTGCACTACGAAGAGGGCGCCAGCACCGGTCCGCGCCGCGATCCGCAGCAGCGGCCGAGACTCCTCGAGGCCCATCGCGAGGCCGGCGCGTTCTACGCCGCCGCGTTGCAGAGCTCCGCCGACGCCGAGGTCGGCCGCCAGTTCGTCAAGGACCGCGGCTTCGACCAGAGCGTCGCCGAGAAGTTCGGCATGGGGTTCGCGCCACGCGGGGGAGAGGCGCTGGTCGCCCACCTCAAGGCCAAGGGCTTCACCGACGACGAGCTGATGGTCGGCGGGCTGGCCGCTCGGGGGTCGCGGGGACTCTACGACCGGTTCCGAGGTCGCCTGCTGTGGCCGATCCGCGAGATGACCGGCGAGATCATCGGCTTCGGCGCCCGTCGCATGTTCGACGACGACCGGGTCGAGGCTAAGTACCTCAACACCTCCGAGACGCCGATCTACAAGAAGAGCCAGGTGCTCTACGGTCTTGACCTTGCCCGCCGGTCGATCTCGTCATCGGGCCAGGCCGTGATCGTCGAGGGCTACACCGACGTCATGGCGTGCCACGAAGCCGGGGTCACGACCGCGGTGGCCACCTGTGGCACGGCCTTCGGCGAGGACCACGCGCGCGTCATGCGCCGGCTCATGCTCGACGACCAGGCCTTCCACGGCGAGGTCATCTTCACGTTCGACGGCGACGAGGCCGGGCAGCGCGCGGCGCTCAAGACGTTCAGCGGCGACCAGCAGTTTGTCGCCCAGACCTATGTCGCCGTCGAGCCGCGCGGCATGGACCCGTGCGACCTGCGCCTGGCCGAGGGCGACGCCGCGGTGCGCGAGCTCGTCGCCTCGCGCATCCCGCTCTATCGCTTCGTGCTCGACAACATGCTCGGCAAGTACGACCTCGATCGCGGCGACCAGCGCGTCGACGCCGTCCGCGAGGCCGTGGGGCTGGCGTCCGCGATCCGCGACAAGTCCAAGGTCGACGAGCTGCTCCGCGAGATCGCCGGGCGGGTCGGCACCGACATCGAGCAGGTCCGGGCCGAGCACCGCAAGCGTACGAGCGCGGGTCCTGCCAAGGTCGCCCAGCCGGTGTCGGGGGAGGCCGCTGCGCCGGTCGAGCCGCCCAGCCAGGCGGTCAGCTTCGGCGCGCCGCAGTTCTCCGACGAGCGCGAGGCGCTCAAGGCGATCGTGCAATACCCGCACCTCGCCAGGGAGCACGCCGACGAGCTCGACGACAACGACTTCACCCACTTCGTGTCCAAGTACCTCTGGAAGCACATCCAGGGCATGACCTGGCCGACCGGACCCGACTCCAACTGGCTGCCCAGGCTTGCCGAGTCGGTCCAGGACGAGGACGCTCGACGCGTGCTGTCGGTGGCCGCGGTCGAGCCGATGCGCGCACGCGAGAGCAACACCGCCGCGGTCGTGGCGTCGGTGATCCTCCGCCTCCAGATGCTGACCTGCGGCCGCCGGATCACCGAGATCAAGTCCAAGCTGCAGCGCACCAACCCGATCGAGCAGGCCGAGTCCTACAACCGTATGTTCGGCGAGCTCATCGCCCTCGAGCAGCAGTTCCGCACGTTGCGTGACCGCTCGCTCGGCGGCGACATCCCCAGCTGACGCACGTACGTCCGGCGGTCCACAGGGCGCGTCGACGGCACCTGCCTGCGCCGCCGCGCCGTCCGACGCTGGGGGCATGGACCGATTCGTACGTGAGCTGCTCTCCCTCCCGCCGATGGACGCTGCCGAGGAGCTGGCGCTGGCCCGGCTCGCGCGTCGGGGCGACCGCAAGGCGCGCGAGGCACTGATCACCGCGGGCATGCGCTCCGTGGCCATGCGCGCCCGCCTCCGGGGGTTCCACGGCGAGGAGCTGCGCGACGCCGTGCAGTCAGGTGCCGTCGGTCTGATCCGCGCGATCGACCGGTTCGATCCTGACCGTGGGGCTCGGCTCGCGACGTACGCCTGGCACTGGATCGGCTCCGCGATGACCGTGCAGCACCGTCCCGAGCAACCCCTCGGCGACGAGGACCGACCGGCACCGCAGGGCGAATCCGGCGATCTCGACCTGCTCGACGGCATGCCCGACGAGCTGGCCGAGGTCCTTCGCCTGCGGTTCGGAGTGGGCGATCCGCTGGCCGTGCCGATGCCCCGGCGGATCGTGGCCGAACGCCTCGGGCTGACCGTCGCTCAGGTGCGCAACGTAGAGGCCAAGGCGATGCGACAACTCCGGAGGCGGCTTGCTAAAGTAGTTGACCGTGCTCCTTCGCAAGAGGAGCCGATCCCCCATAGCTCAATTGGCAGAGCATTCGACTGTTAATCGGAGGGTTCTTGGTTCGAGTCCAAGTGGGGGAGCATCACCCGAACGGCGCCGATCTCGGCGCCGTTTCGTGGTTTCCGGGCACCTGTCGATCCGCGTCAGATCGACGGCGCTGGGTACGCGACCAGTGTGGACATCAAGCCCAAGGTCGAAGGGGTCGGCCGAGGTGCCGCGGCACTGACCGGCAAGGCGCTCGAGGGAGTCTTCGCTGCCACGGCGCGCCTCCGGCCCACGCGCAAGCCTCTGCACCCACGCGGTGAGCTGCACACGGCCAGCATCGAGATTTCAGGACTCCGGGACCGGATCGGCGTCCCGTGGATCGACGAGCCGGGCAGCTCCATCGGTCTCGCACGCGTGTCGCGCGCCATCGGGATCCCGAACGCGTTGCCGGACATCTACGGTCTGTCGCTGCGGTTGCCACTCTTCGGCGACGCGCACGCCGACATCCTCTTCGCCACGACAGGGCTGGGGCGCCTGTCGAGGTTCGTCCTCTTCCCCGCACAGCACCCGGGGCAGCGGGCGTACTCGACCCTGCTGCCGTACCGCACCTCGACAGGTCCTGTCGTCCTCGCGGCCGTGCCCGTGGCGCGCGACGGCCTGACGTTCGACCTCGCGTACGCCCGGCCCTCTGGTGCCTGGGAGTCCTTCGCCCGGATGACCCTGACCGAGGCGACGACGGACGAGTCGCCGTCGTTCGACCCGGTGCTCAACCAGCTGCCGGGGCTCGCCTACTACGACTGGGCCGCGGCGATGCGCGAAGGCGCCTACCGTGCGGCTCGTCGATCGCGCTCACGCTGAGGTCACTCGCCGAATGTCATCGAGAAGACCTCGAACGGGGTCGCGTGCGTGACGCCCAGGCGTGAACCGGTCGGCCGGGACATGCTCTCGAGGAACTCAGCCGGATCGAAGTTCTCCCAGCCCAGACCGTCGATGTACGCCTTGTGGGCTCTGAGCGACTCGACCCCACGGTCGAACGTCGCGGTGGTGTCCGCGCCGTGCTTGCCGTCCGGGGATCCAGCGGCCCAGACCTGCGTGACGCCACCCCACGGCTCGAGTCCGTCGACGAGCTGCTCGGGGAAGATCCACCGGTTGCCCGCGTCGCCCGCGCTGTTGAGCGCCGCCCGGCCGACGGCCATGTGGTCCGGCTGGTTGGGCATCGAGCCGCCCCACGTCTCGCGGAAGTTGTTGGTGATGATGACCTCCGGACGGTGCCGGCGTACGACCTCGGTGATCGCCCGGCGCAGCGGCACGCCGTACTCGACGACCCCGTCGGGGAGGCCCAGGAACTCCACCTTGTCGACGCCGACGATCTTGGCCGAGGCGATCTGCTCGGCGATGCGGATCTCACGGCACTCGTCGGGCGCGATGCCGTCGATGCCCGCCTCGCCGCTGGTCACCATGCAGTAGACGACGGTCTTGCCCTGGTCGGTCCAGCGCGCGATCGCCGCGGCTGCGCCGAACTCGACGTCGTCCGGGTGCGCGACGACCACGAGGGCGCGTTCCCAGTGCTCGCTGACAGGCTCGAGTGGTGTGGGTTCCATACGGTTAGGCTAAGCCCGCATTCCCAAGGGGAGGTAGCTCAGCTGGTTAGAGCAGGGGACTCATAATCCCTGGGTCGCGGGTTCGAGCCCCGCCCTCCCTACGATCGTCCGGTCACATGCCTTCGGACAGCGCGAGGATGTTGCCCTCGGAGTCCTTGAACCACGCAGCCCGGCCGTCATCGTCCGCCACGACGCCGTTCTCGGTCTTGAAGCCCGGGAAGTCGTACTCCTCGAAGACCACGCCCCGACCCCGCAGCTCCGTCATCTCGGCGTCGAGGTCCGGGGTGGCCCAGTTCATGGCGGTGTTCTGCGCCGTGCCGGCGAACTGCGTCTCGTAGAGCAGGAACTTCGTGCCGCCCGCACCTTGATAGATCAGCCCTTCACGTCGCTCCTCGACTGGCTCGAGCCCCAGCTTGTCCCGGTAGAACTCGCGCGCGCGGCCGAGATCCGAAGCGGGGACGACGGCATAGATTTCCAGATCGCTCAACATGACTTCTTCCTCTGCTTGTACCCCGGATCCGACGGTACGCCCGCCGATCGGTGAAGGCGATAGTCCTGTCTGGCCACTCGATGGGCCACAATCAGAGGCATGCGCGACGCGGTGATCTTCGACATGGACGGCACGCTGTGCGACACCACGACGATCGAGCACTTCATCTCGGGTCAGGAGAAGGACTTCCACGCGTTCCACGCTGCCTCGGCGACCTGCCCACCGCGGCCCAAGGTCGTCAAGGCCGCCCGCGCCGAGCGCGACAAGGGCCGGGCGATCCTCGTCGTGACGTCCCGCGAGTTCATCTGGCGCGACCTGACGCTCGACTGGCTGGTCGAGCACGGCATCCCGTACGACGCGCTCTACATG harbors:
- a CDS encoding GNAT family N-acetyltransferase, with protein sequence MSLTLQPMSDEYFAAWNERLIVEYAREKVEAGLWPEEHALELSKAEQAESLPEGRATSGHDLFVGVVDGEVAGNLWLYTDPKQPVQSTYIYDIEILEPHRGRGLGRALLEAAESWCAEHGSVSVRLNVFAPNTTARALYESAGYAPTSTHMMKRISPA
- a CDS encoding deoxyguanosinetriphosphate triphosphohydrolase, whose product is MTDAPYGDEARARFVDEPPKRSGRTPFERDRARVVHSAALRRLSAKTQVMGAGFDDFVRNRLTHTLEVAQVARELGKALGCDPDIVDSAALAHDLGHPPFGHNGEAALDEAAQSCGGFEGNAQTLRILSRLESKAFAGDGSSVGLNLTRATLSACVKYPWLRGEAPDASGKFGAYADDVAVFEWLREGAPAKRRPIEAQVMDLADDIAYSVHDVEDGVVGGWFVLRSGELDREAIHGVARDWYDPTASDDRLDAALGRLQEMPEWPTTPFDGSRAARAVLKSLTSALIGRFAHEAELATVEAWGAGPLIRFAADLEVPDDTRDEITVLKSIAAHYVMRSDDRAGPLSRQRELLLALVEVLDKSDGQELEAEFALDFAQAADDAARRRVVIDQVASLTDASARTWALRLLN
- the dnaG gene encoding DNA primase, with translation MAGRIKDDDIQLVRERARIDEIVEQYVTLKNAGGGSRKGLCPFHDEKSPSFNVRPVQGFYHCFGCGASGDVYKFLMEIEGLTFVEAVERLAVKVGITLHYEEGASTGPRRDPQQRPRLLEAHREAGAFYAAALQSSADAEVGRQFVKDRGFDQSVAEKFGMGFAPRGGEALVAHLKAKGFTDDELMVGGLAARGSRGLYDRFRGRLLWPIREMTGEIIGFGARRMFDDDRVEAKYLNTSETPIYKKSQVLYGLDLARRSISSSGQAVIVEGYTDVMACHEAGVTTAVATCGTAFGEDHARVMRRLMLDDQAFHGEVIFTFDGDEAGQRAALKTFSGDQQFVAQTYVAVEPRGMDPCDLRLAEGDAAVRELVASRIPLYRFVLDNMLGKYDLDRGDQRVDAVREAVGLASAIRDKSKVDELLREIAGRVGTDIEQVRAEHRKRTSAGPAKVAQPVSGEAAAPVEPPSQAVSFGAPQFSDEREALKAIVQYPHLAREHADELDDNDFTHFVSKYLWKHIQGMTWPTGPDSNWLPRLAESVQDEDARRVLSVAAVEPMRARESNTAAVVASVILRLQMLTCGRRITEIKSKLQRTNPIEQAESYNRMFGELIALEQQFRTLRDRSLGGDIPS
- a CDS encoding sigma factor, producing MRARLRGFHGEELRDAVQSGAVGLIRAIDRFDPDRGARLATYAWHWIGSAMTVQHRPEQPLGDEDRPAPQGESGDLDLLDGMPDELAEVLRLRFGVGDPLAVPMPRRIVAERLGLTVAQVRNVEAKAMRQLRRRLAKVVDRAPSQEEPIPHSSIGRAFDC
- a CDS encoding PIG-L deacetylase family protein, translated to MEPTPLEPVSEHWERALVVVAHPDDVEFGAAAAIARWTDQGKTVVYCMVTSGEAGIDGIAPDECREIRIAEQIASAKIVGVDKVEFLGLPDGVVEYGVPLRRAITEVVRRHRPEVIITNNFRETWGGSMPNQPDHMAVGRAALNSAGDAGNRWIFPEQLVDGLEPWGGVTQVWAAGSPDGKHGADTTATFDRGVESLRAHKAYIDGLGWENFDPAEFLESMSRPTGSRLGVTHATPFEVFSMTFGE
- a CDS encoding VOC family protein, with amino-acid sequence MSDLEIYAVVPASDLGRAREFYRDKLGLEPVEERREGLIYQGAGGTKFLLYETQFAGTAQNTAMNWATPDLDAEMTELRGRGVVFEEYDFPGFKTENGVVADDDGRAAWFKDSEGNILALSEGM
- a CDS encoding HAD family acid phosphatase, giving the protein MRDAVIFDMDGTLCDTTTIEHFISGQEKDFHAFHAASATCPPRPKVVKAARAERDKGRAILVVTSREFIWRDLTLDWLVEHGIPYDALYMRIVGDYRKDVVIKKEILAQIADDGFSVLEAWDDKPAVIDLWRDNGIDVHVVD